Proteins from one Emys orbicularis isolate rEmyOrb1 chromosome 2, rEmyOrb1.hap1, whole genome shotgun sequence genomic window:
- the IRX1 gene encoding iroquois-class homeodomain protein IRX-1, producing the protein MSFPQLGYPQYLSASQAVYGSDRPGVLAAAAAAAAAAAASGRPGGAELGSGSAAVTSVLGMYASPYSAPNYSAFLPYTADLSLFSQMGSQYELKDNPGVHPATFAAHTAPGYYPYGQFQYGDPGRPKNATRESTSTLKAWLNEHRKNPYPTKGEKIMLAIITKMTLTQVSTWFANARRRLKKENKVTWGARSKDQEDGNLFGSDNEGDPEKNEDDEEIDLESIDIDKIDENDGEQSNEEEEEKSELLRQSSEDEHLEKEKGLSLSASEGLKPKDSFSLVKEASDNSTRIINPNGQNNLQVPPHSKPKIWSLAETATSPDGALKSSPPPPSHSQVNHTSTQIQHPAFLPSHGLYTCQIGKFHNWTNGAFLTQSSLLNVRSFLGVNHHHAPHHNHHIQAQQQPSVLSATLGALSSEKPTERTSPKHIERENAPRTETPPQQLKSPFQPVRDNSLAQQEGTPRILTALPSA; encoded by the exons ATGTCCTTCCCCCAGCTGGGTTACCCGCAGTATCTCAGCGCCAGCCAGGCGGTATACGGGAGCGATCGGcccggggttctggctgccgccgccgctgccgccgccgctgctgctgcctcaggCCGGCCTGGGGGTGCGGAGCTGGGTAGCGGCTCGGCTGCTGTCACTTCGGTGCTGGGCATGTACGCGAGTCCCTACAGCGCCCCCAACTACAGCGCCTTCCTGCCCTACACCGCCGACCTCAGCCTCTTCTCCCAGATG GGCTCCCAGTATGAACTGAAGGATAAtccaggtgtccaccctgctacctTTGCTGCCCACACTGCCCCTGGCTATTACCCCTATGGACAGTTCCAATATGGGGACCCAGGGCGGCCCAAGAATGCCACCAGGGAGAGCACTAGCACTCTAAAGGCCTGGCTGAATGAGCACAGGAAGAACCCCTACCCCACCAAGGGCGAGAAGATCATGCTGGCCATCATCACCAAGATGACCCTCACCCAGGTCTCCACCTGGTTCGCCAACGCCAGAAGGAGACTCAAGAAGGAGAACAAAGTAACTTGGGGAGCAAGGAGTAAGGACCAAGAAGATGGTAACCTCTTTGGGAGTGACAACGAGGGAGACCCCGAAAAGAACGAAGACGACGAAGAAATCGACCTGGAAAGCATAGACATTGATAAAATCGATGAGAATGATGGGGAGCAGAGTaatgaagaagaggaggagaaatcTGAGCTCCTGCGAcaaagcagcgaagatgaacatttggaaaaagaaaagggtttGTCATTGTCAGCGTCTGAAGGTCTTAAACCCAAAGACTCTTTCTCCCTGGTAAAGGAGGCCTCTGACAACAGTACACGAATCATAAACCCCAATGGACAGAATAATTTACAGGTGCCACCTCACAGCAAACCCAAGATTTGGTCTTTGGCAGAGACAGCAACCAGCCCTGATGGCGCCCTGaagtcttcccctcctcccccttctcattCCCAGGTTAACCACACTTCCACCCAGATTCAGCATCCGGCTTTCCTCCCTAGCCATGGACTCTACACATGCCAGATTGGCAAATTTCACAACTGGACAAATGGGGCTTTCCTCACTCAGAGTTCCCTGTTAAATGTGAGGTCTTTTTTGGGAGTAAACCACCATCATGCGCCTCATCATAACCACCATATCCAGGCCCAGCAACAGCCTTCTGTGTTATCAGCAACCCTGGGAGCCCTAAGCAGTGAAAAACCTACAGAGAGGACCAGTCCCAAACACATAG AAAGAGAAAATGCACCAAGGACTGAAACCCCACCCCAGCAGTTAAAATCGCCTTTCCAGCCTGTGCGTGACAA cTCTTTGGCTCAGCAAGAGGGAACACCGCGAATTTTAACAGCTCTCCCTTCTGCTTGA